In Podarcis muralis chromosome 7, rPodMur119.hap1.1, whole genome shotgun sequence, the genomic stretch AGCCTTTGACACATGTGGAGCATCTCTTAGAATTGTGCTCCTTGTTGCTTGCTGCCGCTAGTCAGCTTTCGCTCTTATGTGGGCAGCCATTTGGGCTTAGAGAATTTCTCCCGCTCACTTGTCCTGGACACTTTCTCTGTCCTTCTCAGAACATAGACACCTTGGAGCGGGTGGCTGGCCTGGATCAGGATGACCTCGTGGAAGCTCACGGCACCTTCTTCACTTCCCACTGCATCCATTCCGGCTGCAAAAAGGCATACACCCTGGAGTGGATGAAAGGTGATGCTCcatagtgtgtgtgcgtgtgttgcagggggtggagggagggcaaTCATGGGGTCCTAGAGGGAGGACTGAAGGGGTATACAATAGAAAGAGAACTTCCTTTGGGGAAATCCTGCCGAATCTCTTGGACGTGACTTTGAAACCTTTTGGTAGAGAGGAAGCAACGTGTGATAGGTTGCCACCTCTTGGTGGTGAGATAACCGTGGTTTCCATACTGTGTGAATGCCTCTGCTGAAGGAGCCACCACTGCCTGGGATTTCAGCGTGCCAACTCGGTTACCCAAGGTATAAAAGAGTAGCTGCTTGTTTGCCCAGTAAGGAGGCAAGTGTGGGTGTGTCAGAAAATGGGCTTACTGCCCGTTACATTTTCTAGCGTTCCAGACCTCTTGTCTGTTTCCTTTCAGAAAAGATCTTCTCATCTCTCATTCCAAAGTGTGAGAAATGTCAAAGTGTTGTGAAGCCAGGTGAGCTTATCTTCTGAAAGGTCCCACCCCAAGTCCCCTCCCCGCAACACATCTCAAAATCCTTTGTTGTAGATTTGATTCAAACACAAGGGCAGAGGGGTTAGAATTTTGCTGCAGCTGTTTTTTGTTTCTAATGAAAACAGATTATCAAGGAGCTGCAGTCCAGTCTCTCACAGAATCTCTCCACTCATGCAGTActgactttccccccttctctactCAGATATCGTGTTCTTTGGGGAGAACTTGCCCTCTCGTTTCTTCTCTCTGATGCAGTCAGTAAGTGTCCTGGTTGCTTTTCCCTCAGAGTCAGGATTCTTGTAGCCCCATATTCACAGATCTGCAAAGCCCCATGACCTCTGGATCCTTATGTTAAATGCTGAAATTTGCACAAATGCACTAGATATTGAATCGGTGGTAAATTTTGcagcttttaaaatgtattttgattGGGTTATGTCAGTTTACTATATTGTAAGCCTCCCAGGGTTTATGTAAAGAGGGAACATgtggatttttctttttgtaagtgTTGACCAGAAATGGGAGCACAGCGCACCTTGTGAATGTGCAGAGTAGCTTCAGAACTGTGCCCTCCATAATTTGCATGGGGGAGGCCTGCAGCAGAGAGCTGTGCTTAGAGGTGCAAAGTCACCTGCTCAGTCACTTTGGAGTGAGAGGAGAGTCAGTGATCTCAGTGGTTGGAGTCCCCTTAGTGACTACCCCAGGAAGCGTCCTCCTTGCTCTCAGCTGGATCTCAGTGATGCTGTCACAGAGCCAAATCTGTAGGCTGTGTAATGCTATGACAGGCCTACTATATCATTCTAGATGGCTGGGATTAGTAAAAGATTTATCAAGGGGTAGGGAAAATGGAAACAGCAGATTGGGCTATAAATAGGTATGAAAGAGAAGTCTTCGTGGAGGGGGTTAAGGAAAACCCTGCACCAAAGAAGCTTGTGAGGAATTAATGCATTCAGAGCAGCCCTGTAAATAGGTTATAACCAACTCTTACATTGTTCGCTGTGGGCTTGTTAGCTCAGCACACTTCAGTTTGTGGCCAGAAATCACTCTGTGTGCAGCACGCCAGCATTTAATGCTCATGCATTCCAGGAGTCTGTGGTTTTCTTCTCTGCTGAAGAGCTGCAATTGCCTCCACCCTCATGGGCTTTGAACCACAGAGTTCTCCCGTGAGCTGTAATGAATGTAACTATGTTTGAATCGTGTGGCTTGTCTAGCCCAGCAAGTAGATGATAACTGGGTTCAGGGCGATGCACCCAAAGGGTACAAATAGCCTCCTTGTGGttttggagaggagaggggaggtaCTGAAACATGGCTAGGGAGCCTGCGGCGGTATTTCTGTGGTGCTCACAATCCTTCACAGcagcccccctctccttccctcctgcttgcaGGATTTCCGTAACGTGGACTTGCTTATTATCATGGGCACCTCCCTGCAGGTCCAGCCCTTTGCCTCTCTCGTCAGCAGGTAGGTGAACTTCTGCCATGTAGGCACTGTGGCTGAGGGGTGACTATTGCTTGTTAAAGCAACACTACCATAGCCATTTTGTCCTTTCTCCTTTCAAGGGTACCAACAAACACACCGCGGCTCCTGATCAATAAGGAGAAGACTGGAGAGGTAAGATCAGGTGTGGTACAGACTATGGCCCTCTGCAATTTGGTATTCTGGGTTGAAAAGCTTCTCAGGTACCGGAAGTAATTGCTTTTGCTACTGTAATTGCAGCAGGGAGAACATTTTCCTGACACCAACTTCTACTCTTCTCTCATTAGGAATGGTGGGACACGCAAGAAAGGTTTAGAGGCTGTGGTTTTAATGACATCAACTCTCTGTGCAAATCCAGTTTCCAGTAATGGTTATTTTCATAGTTGAGTGCTAATGGGGACCTTGTTTACAGTTGCACAAAAACTTGCCCAAGATATCAACAACAACTTAGTCTCTTGAGCAAGTGATATATAGGGGCAGAATTGGAGCCTTCCGTGAAGACAGTTGACCTTAAGACTTAATCAGTGTGATGATACTGATAAGGACAGTGAAGAATCCATGAAACCGTCATTCCCTCCCAGTGATAGGTACCATCTTGGAGCCATTGAGAGACTCTTTTtatgctttctgtctctttgcagAGTGATCCTTTCATGTCCCTGATGGGCTACGGCTGTGGAATGGACTTTGAATCAGAGAAGGCATACAGGCACGTGACCTTTGGGACTGGGCTGGGAACAGAAGCTGAGCCAGTGATGCTACCACTGGATGGTGGGGGCCCGGGGTGTTGCTCAGAACAGAGCAGTTAGTAAAGTGGAGGCTCTTGGGCAAGAGGACATGGTGTCTGGGTTGTACCTCTCTTGAATCTGCACTGTTAACGCTTTGTGAGTGAGTACAGTAGCCTAGAAGCACAGATGGTGACCACTCTCTCTTTGACTCCttcccagtgagagccagtgtggtgcagtggttaagagcggtagtctcgtaatctggggaaccgggttcgcgtctccgcttctccacatgcagctgctgggtgaccttgggctagtcacacttctctgaagtctctcagccccactcacctcacagagtgtttgttgtgggggaggaagggaaaggagaatgttagccgctttgagactcctttgggtagtgataaagtgggatatcaaatccaacctcctcctcttcttcttcttcccttccatCTGTAATTTTGGGATGATAACACTGACCTTGCAAGGAACCCCGAAAGAATGTACGTGAATTGTTTTGAGTGTTTAGAGAGCACTGTATGTTGTTCACTAAAGCATAATTCTTTTGTGGGGGGCCTCCCATCTTCTCTTGTAGGGATGTTGCCTGGCTTGGAGACTGTGACGAGGGCTGCCTGGCTTTGGCCGAGCTGCTGGGATGGAAGGTACCTATCCTGTTAAGGGACCACTGGGCGCGCAGCCCAGATCAAACAGGTTGCATTTGGGTTTTGTCTCGTCTCCTACCTAGACTTGCCATCCTTACAGCGGCTCCATTCTACCTTGTCTCTTGGTGTGATTCCTagcttgatttcttttctttcagacGGAGCTGGAGGAACTGGTGAAGAAGGAGCACGCTGCCATAGATGCCAAGTCAGGCGGGGCGAGTGCCTCCCACCCTCTAACCAAGGAGCAGAAGGAAAAGCTATCCCCAAAGAAGGAAAAGCCTCCTGACAGCAAAGAGTGAAGAGGCTTGACAGGACAGGAGGGACGTTTGCTGTGGAGGAATTAAAAATCAACGTGGCCACAGGCTGAGTGATCCTTGTGGCTTGTTGACTTGCCTGTCTTGACTTCTGTAAGGAATGTGGAAGCCCGGGATCAACAGAAATATTATTGGGAGATAATGAAGTGGGGAATCCAAGCTGGGTTGTGGATTGGAAGCGAGGAGATGCCCAGGTAGCAACGCACAAAGTCTTTCTGCTGACTTTGGGGGTGTTTGATTGAAGCCCTAAATTGCTGGAATCATGAGCGAGAAGGTGGATTTTTGAATTAGCAATATTAATATTTCTTTGGGGTTGAGTTCCATTCATTTATGCTTCTGTTTCATTTATTAACTTCCAACTAACCTGTGCTATGTCTGAAGGCCAATGGAGGGAGTGATGAACGAAACCAGCCTTGGTCTTAATTATGCCCTCTCGCTCTTTTTCCTGGAGAACAGATTTTTCTTTGGCACCAGCGTGGCCAAGAAAGGCAGTTGGGGAGAGTGGTTTGTCCCGAGGGGGTTATCTGATAACCCTCTTGACCTTTGGAAGGTTGCAATTTTGCAAGAGTACTTTTAAGCTTTTGCCTTGATTGTTTTGCATTAAGCTATTATAAGTGGCAATTAAATTCAAGCACCTTGATCTAAGGACAGGATATTGTGTCTCTTTGCTCTGCTCCTTCAAGCAGTTCCTCCCATGCAGGGCCTTTTCTGGTTGGGCTGTTGGATTGTCAGTGTCTTTGGTTTGCTTTTTATTATATAACCTTTCCAAAAGAAAATCTGAGTAGGTCTCAGCAGATTAAAAAGCAAATATTAAATTGCCCATTTAAAATTGGATTAAAATAAGATAATGTCTGGGTGATGTTAAAAAAACCACCTTAGCCCTTTACAGGACCCGAGAAGCCATCCCATGATTTCCAAAAGATGCTTGAGTTTCCAGTATTCCTTATGGAGAAAATTCCCTTTTCCTACTGGACAGCCTTGGCACAGATAGTAACAAAGGAGCATATTGGCATAGACCCCATTATCactgtttatttgtatgccacctttccatagaaGACCATACTCCAGGAGACTCACCACACCAGAAGGTTTACACAATTTGCTTAGTTACGGGACATAACAAAATTTAGATAGTCACAAACAATAAGCTAATGAATACACCTTGTGTTAGTAAATATACAGTAGTATTACAGCGGCAATTCTTAATAAGGTCCAGCAATAAAAATTCAATAACATAATCCAGATAACGGCAAAAATGATTCATTTCGAAAACAAAACCTTGGTCCCAGCAGTAACCCCTGACAGGCTCCACCCTGACAGCCTCTAGGCATCGtgagcagcaaaagcagcagcttttgtggctggagtcagtcaggacctctgccctcccaggccaggtgggaataGGCcaggcaaggcagggagcagggttTGCAGGACTTGCAATGAGGTGATGAATGAGCCAGAGGCTACTTCCATTGTCAGATGCCTTGTGCTATGCTGCAGCTTCATAAATCCTTTCTGGGtggagattaaaggtaaagggacccctgaccattaggtccattagttgtggccgactctggggttgcggcgctcatctcgctttactggccgagggagccggcctacagcttcctggtcacgtggccagcataactaagccgcttctggtgaaccagagcagcgcacggaaaccccattcaccttccagccggagtggtacctatttatctacttgcactttgacgtgctttcagactgctaggttggcaggagcagggaccgaggaacgggagctcactctgtcgcggggattcgaaccgccgaccttctgatcggcaagcccaagaggctcagtggtttagaccacagtgccacccatgtcccatgggTGGAGATGTATCCCTGATTAAATAGCTCCCCCTACAGTGAAGGTGGCAGCATCCTTGCAGGGTTGAGGATCCACGAGAGATCCTCCATGAAAGACATCTGTGATTTATTTGCAAGAAGATCCAAGTGGGCTTACATTTGAAATCCTAAATTGAGCAACAAAGACAGTAGCATATCAGAGTAAGACCACCCAATGAAGCCATTAAAATGAGAGTTGGCACAAAGCAacacaagggtgtgtgtgtgtgtttagaatcaTTCAGTATAGACGAAACTGCCACAATAAAAGGAGCTTAGGAACAACTATGTTTGCGGCTCATGGGAACCCCTCTGGGGAGAGACTTGCGGAGTCCAGGTGTTGCAACGCTGAAAGGGTCCAGTCCTGTGTTTCCAATCAACTGCGGTACCTGCAAAGGTGGTGGGGAACTGAGCAGGGCATCTGACGTTGACGGCAGGTGGGCTGGCAGGTTCAGGTGGGAGGTGGCAGCCCTTCAACTACTCTCCTTCCAAAACATTTAAGGAATCGATTAGAACTTCCAATACCTTGTTCTCAGCATTGTAGTCCCTGATTTTTTCTGATCTCATGGGAATCCACGCACATTTACAAACCCTACAGCGATGTCTAGGCTGGCTTGGTCATAtctacagaatggaagatggcaggaggtGCTCTGTCTTCCAGCAACCGAGCCCATCAGCAGACCAACTgggcattacaaagatgtctgccaACATGacgtgaaggctggcaacattgacCTCGCCATGTGGGAATCttgcagtgcctggaggcagtcaggttgtgcatccatagcagtgaccggaggaggaatgactgctgggagagaGCGCAGAATGAAGAAATGCCATGATACATAGGcggcagcacaaccggacgccttcgtctgccccagctgcaagaaaacatgtctctcctgcatcagtctctacagccacagcaggcgctgtaactccggcagtttgacttcacccccaaaggtgcactcttcctTTGTCTCCCGAGGCAAACGGATGCCAACCAGAAGCTAAGCACCCCAAGGTTGCTTGCCCCTTGCTCTGTTCTCTTCTGCCAGAGGTTTTCAAGCACCTCTGCTTGGGTGGGGGAACAAATGGAAGGTATCTTTCTCAGGTGTGCTTGTAGAAAAGTCGGGAACTATCCTCTGCC encodes the following:
- the SIRT2 gene encoding NAD-dependent protein deacetylase sirtuin-2 isoform X2; the encoded protein is MDFLRNLLSRTLGLGSEKPEKVLDELTLDGVSRFMLSEKCKKVVCMVGAGISTAAGIPDFRSPGTGLYANLQQYNLPYPEAIFEISYFKQHPEPFFALARELYPGQFKPTVCHYFMRLLKEKGMLLRCYTQNIDTLERVAGLDQDDLVEAHGTFFTSHCIHSGCKKAYTLEWMKEKIFSSLIPKCEKCQSVVKPDIVFFGENLPSRFFSLMQSDFRNVDLLIIMGTSLQVQPFASLVSRVPTNTPRLLINKEKTGESDPFMSLMGYGCGMDFESEKAYRDVAWLGDCDEGCLALAELLGWKTELEELVKKEHAAIDAKSGGASASHPLTKEQKEKLSPKKEKPPDSKE
- the SIRT2 gene encoding NAD-dependent protein deacetylase sirtuin-2 isoform X1; translation: MDSREEPGAASAAAGEDEEEAEAEKGPASSDSDSDNEAGASGETEMDFLRNLLSRTLGLGSEKPEKVLDELTLDGVSRFMLSEKCKKVVCMVGAGISTAAGIPDFRSPGTGLYANLQQYNLPYPEAIFEISYFKQHPEPFFALARELYPGQFKPTVCHYFMRLLKEKGMLLRCYTQNIDTLERVAGLDQDDLVEAHGTFFTSHCIHSGCKKAYTLEWMKEKIFSSLIPKCEKCQSVVKPDIVFFGENLPSRFFSLMQSDFRNVDLLIIMGTSLQVQPFASLVSRVPTNTPRLLINKEKTGESDPFMSLMGYGCGMDFESEKAYRDVAWLGDCDEGCLALAELLGWKTELEELVKKEHAAIDAKSGGASASHPLTKEQKEKLSPKKEKPPDSKE